GACGTGATCCTGGTGTTCCGCACCCAGCGCGGCGTGGATTCGATCGTCAACGGCAAGTTCACCCTGGGTGCCGACGCCTCCGCCGCGGCCGGCCCGGTCGGGCGCACCGCCAGCGCTTCCACCGACGCGCAGATGAAGGCCGAGATCTACTCCTATTCGCGCAGCCGCGGCCTGTTCGCCGGCGTGGCGCTGGACGGTTCGGCGCTGCGCATCGACTATGATGCGAACGCCGCGGTGTACGGCGCCGGCATCACGCCACGGCGCATCTTCGAGGGCGGCGTGGGCAACGTGCCGACGCCGGTGGTCGACTTTCGTGACCGTCTCGAAGAGTACACTTCGCGCTGATGCGGAAAGGCCGGCGCGCGTGGCTCGATGGGTTTCCGGTTCCCTCCGTTCTAGAGGTCATTCATGAGTATCTGGCATCTGATAATCCTGCTGGTGGTGGTGGTGGTGATCTTCGGCACCGGCAAGCTTCGCCACATCGGCTCGGACCTCGGCAACGCCATGCGGGACTTCAAGAAAGGCCTCAATGGCGACGAGGACGAGGCCAAGCGCAAGGAAGAGGCCGAGCGCCTGCGCGCCGATCCGCCGGCCAGCTCCGCTGACAAGGCGACGCAGGGCCAGCGCGACTCCAGCGACCCGAAGTAAGCCGCGGGCGGCGGGCGGGTTGCGGCGATGATCGAGATCAGCTTCGGCAAGCTGGTGCTGCTTGCGCTCATCGCGCTGATCGTGCTCGGCCCGGAGAAACTGCCGGGCGCCGCGCGTACCGCTGGGGCCCTGCTGCGGCGCATGCGAAGCAGCTGGGACAACGTGCGCGCGGAGGTCGAGCGCGAACTGCAGATCGAGGAGATCAAGCGCGCCGCGCGCGAAGCTGCGGCAAAGGCGGAAGCGGCGCAGGGCGAACTGGACGCCACGCTGGCGCAGGTGCGCGAGATGCAGCACGCCGCGCTGGCGGTTGACGGCAGCCCGGCAGCCGCCGAGCCGCCCGCCGCAGTCGCCGGCGCCGCGACCGAGCCGCAGGCGGCAGCGGAGCCAGACCGCGCCACCGGCGACCTGTTCGCCGACACCGCCGCGCCAGCACCGAAAGCCCCGGAGTCGCCGCATGGCCGCGCCTGAGCCGGAGGTCGATCTGCAGCAGGGTCTGTTCTCGCACCTGCTGGAACTGCGCTCGCGCCTGCTCAAGGCCAGCGCCACCGTGCTGGTGGTGCTGCTGGCGCTGGTGCCATTCGC
This genomic stretch from Rhodanobacter thiooxydans harbors:
- a CDS encoding twin-arginine translocase TatA/TatE family subunit, which gives rise to MSIWHLIILLVVVVVIFGTGKLRHIGSDLGNAMRDFKKGLNGDEDEAKRKEEAERLRADPPASSADKATQGQRDSSDPK
- the tatB gene encoding Sec-independent protein translocase protein TatB, whose product is MIEISFGKLVLLALIALIVLGPEKLPGAARTAGALLRRMRSSWDNVRAEVERELQIEEIKRAAREAAAKAEAAQGELDATLAQVREMQHAALAVDGSPAAAEPPAAVAGAATEPQAAAEPDRATGDLFADTAAPAPKAPESPHGRA